The following coding sequences lie in one Bacillota bacterium genomic window:
- a CDS encoding cytochrome C oxidase subunit IV family protein has product MQSERSQDQATHGTAYGLYVRTWVWLLLITLLELGVVSVSLPRVLVVTLLVVLAMMKGALIMAYFMHLRFERLSFVYVVLSPLIFTVILFGAIAPDALNRIVG; this is encoded by the coding sequence GTGCAATCGGAAAGGTCGCAAGATCAGGCCACGCACGGCACTGCGTATGGGCTGTACGTGCGCACCTGGGTGTGGCTGCTCCTCATCACACTGCTGGAGCTGGGCGTCGTGAGCGTCAGCCTGCCAAGGGTGCTGGTGGTGACGCTGCTCGTCGTGCTGGCCATGATGAAGGGCGCCCTCATCATGGCCTACTTCATGCACCTGCGCTTTGAGCGCCTGAGCTTCGTGTACGTGGTGCTAAGCCCGCTCATCTTCACCGTCATCCTGTTTGGCGCGATCGCACCGGACGCCTTGAACCGCATCGTCGGCTGA
- a CDS encoding cytochrome c oxidase subunit 3 — MMWLFLLSDTLTFGGFLSGYGFSRLAAPAWPRQSEIFNLGLVGLMTFILICSSATMAMAVAASRREAWKDAVRFLAFTILGGLAFLGMQAYEWSRFIGEGARLWGNPWGVPLFSATFFLITGFHGLHVSAGVIYLATVVRRVRIGRYTADGVETAGLYWHFVDLVWVFIFTLLYLV, encoded by the coding sequence TCGGGGTACGGGTTCAGCCGCCTGGCCGCCCCAGCGTGGCCAAGGCAGAGCGAAATCTTCAACCTGGGCCTGGTGGGCCTGATGACGTTCATCCTCATCTGTTCGAGCGCCACCATGGCGATGGCGGTGGCGGCGTCGCGCCGGGAGGCCTGGAAAGACGCCGTTCGTTTCCTTGCCTTCACCATCCTCGGGGGCCTGGCGTTCCTGGGGATGCAGGCTTACGAGTGGAGCCGTTTCATCGGGGAAGGCGCCCGCCTTTGGGGCAACCCCTGGGGGGTGCCGCTCTTCTCGGCCACGTTCTTCCTCATCACGGGTTTTCACGGGCTGCACGTGAGCGCGGGCGTCATTTACCTGGCGACCGTGGTGCGGCGGGTGCGTATCGGGCGCTACACGGCGGACGGGGTCGAGACGGCCGGGCTGTACTGGCACTTCGTGGACCTGGTATGGGTCTTCATCTTCACGCTGCTGTACCTGGTGTAG